Proteins encoded within one genomic window of Synechococcus sp. PCC 7335:
- a CDS encoding transglycosylase domain-containing protein, with amino-acid sequence MTSPPPKRPPKPSSKLPKTFLGPITRAFHTVQANVDFSKVPLKPDARVPKLVVETDANGKTQEYPLVGEHYLLGRSSRNDIVVRSPIVSQTHLALTRDHGLPGRPFVLKDKGSTNGIYRNKKRLSKRPLRHGDTLTLGPAELADAVTVRYIDPPPWYITTLRYGVYGATGFTSLLALWIVGIEWPKLSIHPLPESVQGPVLVTAEDETGRTPLNELPSITHRENSQLRDYSPFLPKAVVASEDSRFYWHLGVDPLGIVRALKTNVEEGGIREGASTLTQQLARNTYRDYVGIEDSAARKIREAIVALKLETFYSKDSLMLLYLNRVYLGNNLYGFEDASQFYFDKDAKDLSIGEAATLVGILPAPNAFNPVQDYQAAVDYRDRVIERMVGLGMISAEEGRRARRSRIEISPKAREQLKSAVAPYFYSYIFEELREVLGEDLAGEGNFIVETSIDLEAQTTAESALRDTVATQGAADGFSQGALVTLNTHNGEIEALVGGVDYSQSQFNRASQALRQPGSTFKVFAYAAALTQGISAGESFSCSDLNWKGQFYAGCRSGGGALDMYAGLARSENVVALRIAQTVGLGSVIDLAKQMGISSELRAEPGLILGQSEVTPLEITGAFAAFANGGMWNRPHGIQRVLDSGDCVDFDDPSTCRVIYDFSQSAEANVQVLDASVADTMVSMMRGVVQGGTGSNAYIGRGEAGKTGTTNDNVDMWFIGYVPSDEMATGIWLGNDDNAPTYGSSARAAALWGDYMGKVLR; translated from the coding sequence ATGACCTCTCCCCCCCCGAAGCGGCCACCGAAGCCATCTTCAAAACTACCTAAGACATTTTTAGGGCCGATTACCCGGGCATTTCATACCGTTCAGGCCAATGTAGATTTCTCCAAGGTTCCGCTCAAGCCGGATGCTAGGGTGCCGAAGCTGGTGGTGGAGACCGACGCTAATGGCAAGACCCAAGAGTATCCCCTCGTCGGTGAGCACTACCTGCTGGGCCGGTCTTCTAGAAATGACATCGTCGTGCGATCACCCATCGTTAGCCAAACGCATCTGGCCCTAACCCGCGATCACGGCCTGCCCGGTCGGCCTTTCGTGCTCAAAGACAAAGGCTCTACTAACGGCATCTATCGCAACAAAAAACGCCTTTCAAAACGACCATTGCGCCACGGCGATACCTTGACGCTAGGGCCGGCAGAACTCGCTGATGCGGTGACTGTTCGCTATATCGATCCACCGCCTTGGTATATCACTACGCTGCGTTATGGCGTCTATGGAGCCACGGGGTTCACTAGCCTTTTGGCCCTTTGGATCGTGGGTATAGAGTGGCCCAAACTGTCTATCCATCCGCTGCCAGAATCCGTACAAGGTCCGGTACTAGTCACTGCTGAAGACGAAACCGGCCGCACGCCGCTAAACGAACTGCCCAGCATTACTCATAGAGAGAATAGTCAGCTACGAGACTACTCTCCTTTTTTGCCCAAAGCCGTTGTCGCTTCTGAAGACTCCCGGTTTTACTGGCACCTCGGCGTAGACCCCTTAGGGATTGTGCGCGCGCTCAAAACCAACGTCGAAGAAGGTGGTATTAGAGAAGGCGCTAGCACGCTCACACAGCAGCTAGCTCGTAATACGTATCGAGACTATGTCGGCATCGAAGACAGCGCTGCTCGCAAGATTCGAGAGGCCATTGTGGCGCTAAAGCTAGAGACTTTCTATAGCAAAGACTCGCTGATGCTGCTCTATCTCAACCGGGTCTATCTAGGCAACAATCTCTATGGATTTGAAGACGCTTCGCAGTTTTACTTTGATAAAGATGCTAAGGATCTCAGCATTGGTGAAGCTGCAACCCTAGTAGGCATTTTACCTGCACCGAATGCGTTTAACCCAGTACAAGACTATCAGGCGGCAGTCGATTACCGCGATCGCGTCATCGAGCGGATGGTCGGCCTAGGCATGATCAGCGCCGAAGAAGGCAGGCGTGCTAGGCGATCGCGCATCGAAATTAGCCCAAAGGCCAGAGAACAGCTCAAAAGCGCCGTTGCCCCCTACTTCTATAGCTATATCTTCGAAGAGCTTAGAGAAGTCCTCGGTGAAGATCTCGCCGGTGAGGGAAACTTTATCGTCGAAACCAGTATCGACCTAGAAGCTCAAACCACCGCAGAAAGTGCGCTACGCGATACCGTCGCAACTCAAGGCGCGGCCGATGGGTTTTCTCAAGGCGCACTCGTTACCCTCAACACCCACAACGGTGAAATCGAAGCCCTTGTTGGCGGCGTAGACTATAGCCAAAGTCAGTTCAACCGAGCCAGTCAGGCCTTGCGTCAGCCCGGCTCTACCTTCAAGGTCTTTGCCTACGCCGCTGCCCTAACGCAAGGCATCTCGGCGGGAGAGAGCTTCTCGTGCAGTGACCTCAATTGGAAGGGTCAATTCTATGCAGGCTGTCGGTCAGGCGGCGGCGCGCTTGATATGTACGCTGGCTTAGCTCGCTCAGAAAACGTAGTTGCGCTTAGAATTGCTCAGACAGTCGGACTAGGATCGGTAATAGACCTAGCGAAGCAAATGGGCATCAGCTCAGAGCTGCGAGCAGAGCCAGGACTGATACTCGGTCAAAGTGAAGTCACCCCCCTAGAAATTACCGGCGCCTTTGCAGCCTTTGCCAATGGCGGCATGTGGAATCGACCCCACGGCATTCAGCGAGTGCTTGACAGTGGCGATTGCGTCGACTTTGACGATCCGTCTACTTGCCGGGTGATCTACGACTTTTCTCAGTCGGCAGAGGCAAACGTGCAGGTATTAGACGCGTCTGTAGCTGACACGATGGTCAGCATGATGCGAGGTGTGGTGCAAGGTGGCACTGGCAGCAATGCCTATATTGGGCGGGGAGAAGCCGGTAAGACTGGAACCACGAATGACAACGTTGACATGTGGTTTATTGGCTATGTGCCCAGCGATGAGATGGCTACTGGGATATGGCTTGGAAATGACGACAACGCCCCTACCTATGGCAGTAGTGCTAGGGCCGCAGCACTTTGGGGAGACTATATGGGCAAAGTATTGCGATAA
- the hemB gene encoding porphobilinogen synthase yields MFPSHRPRRLRSHNNIRRMVRENIITTSDLVYPLFAVPGDTFAQEVQSMPGVYQLSVDKIVEEAKEVYDLGIPAVILFGIPTEKDTEATGAWHDHGIVQKATEAIKKAVPDLVVIVDTCLCEYTDHGHCGYLEVGDLSGRVLNDPTLELLKKTAISQANAGADIIAPSGMMDGFVQAIRTGLDSGGFEDIPILSYAAKYSSAYYGPFRDAAESAPQFGDRRTYQMDPGNGTEALKEIELDIAEGADMLMVKPALAYMDIIWRVKEATNLPVAAYNVSGEYSMVKAAALNGWIDEEKVVMETMTSFKRSGADLILTYHAKDVARWLD; encoded by the coding sequence ATGTTTCCTTCCCATCGTCCCCGCAGACTGCGATCGCACAACAACATTCGTCGCATGGTCCGCGAAAATATTATCACTACTAGCGATCTGGTTTATCCCTTGTTTGCGGTTCCTGGCGATACCTTTGCTCAAGAAGTCCAGTCTATGCCAGGTGTCTACCAGCTCTCTGTCGATAAGATCGTTGAAGAAGCTAAGGAAGTCTACGACCTGGGCATTCCTGCAGTGATCCTTTTTGGGATCCCCACTGAAAAAGACACCGAAGCCACCGGCGCATGGCACGACCATGGCATTGTTCAAAAAGCTACCGAGGCGATCAAAAAAGCCGTCCCTGATCTAGTCGTGATCGTCGATACCTGCCTTTGTGAGTATACCGACCATGGCCACTGCGGTTACCTAGAGGTCGGGGATCTGTCTGGCCGCGTTCTCAATGATCCCACCCTAGAACTTCTAAAGAAGACAGCTATTTCCCAGGCCAACGCAGGCGCTGATATTATCGCTCCTTCTGGCATGATGGATGGCTTTGTCCAAGCGATTCGGACTGGGCTAGACAGCGGTGGGTTTGAAGATATTCCTATCCTTTCCTACGCTGCTAAATATTCTTCTGCCTACTACGGACCGTTTCGTGACGCCGCCGAATCCGCCCCGCAGTTTGGCGATCGCCGCACTTATCAGATGGACCCTGGTAACGGCACAGAAGCACTGAAAGAAATTGAGCTAGATATCGCTGAAGGCGCAGATATGCTGATGGTCAAGCCTGCTCTGGCCTATATGGACATCATCTGGCGGGTCAAAGAGGCGACTAATCTTCCGGTTGCTGCCTACAACGTGTCGGGTGAATACTCGATGGTGAAGGCTGCGGCGCTCAATGGCTGGATCGATGAGGAAAAAGTGGTCATGGAAACAATGACTAGCTTTAAGCGCTCGGGTGCGGATTTGATCTTGACCTACCACGCCAAAGATGTCGCTCGCTGGCTAGATTAA
- the rpsO gene encoding 30S ribosomal protein S15, with protein sequence MALLQERKQEIITEHQVHETDTGSADIQIAMLTDRINTLSKHLQKNKKDYSSRRGLLRMIGQRKRLLAYLMKKDAERYRELIKKLGIRR encoded by the coding sequence ATGGCTCTGCTACAAGAACGCAAACAAGAAATTATCACTGAGCACCAGGTCCACGAGACGGACACGGGATCTGCAGACATCCAGATCGCAATGCTAACCGATCGGATCAACACCCTCAGTAAACACCTTCAAAAAAATAAGAAGGACTACTCCTCTCGCCGTGGCCTGCTAAGGATGATTGGCCAGCGTAAGCGCCTATTGGCCTATCTGATGAAAAAAGACGCCGAGCGCTACAGAGAACTCATCAAGAAGCTAGGCATTCGCCGCTAA
- a CDS encoding bifunctional 2-polyprenyl-6-hydroxyphenol methylase/3-demethylubiquinol 3-O-methyltransferase UbiG: protein MPTQQELSDFYNNGYHDDFSQSRMVGEFFAETRYQSLEKLLTAHASSLIGKPKRSLLDVGCGTGDFLRAAKRAQWDVTGTELAKTAVQTANQKTNNSVLEGDILSLDLPVDSYDLVTSYHVIEHLIDPVGMLHRCYQLLSSQGVLFVETPNIGSLGARIRGPKWSHIIPPEHIVYFSSDSLRHALQEAGFDRTIILSSSPQVIESVQDWPELARRLVRFLYDLAPKIGMGAALQAIAFKYD, encoded by the coding sequence ATGCCTACCCAGCAAGAGCTAAGCGATTTTTACAACAATGGATATCATGACGATTTCAGTCAGAGTAGAATGGTGGGTGAATTCTTTGCTGAAACTCGCTATCAGTCACTAGAAAAACTATTGACGGCACACGCCTCTTCACTGATAGGCAAACCTAAAAGGTCCCTTCTAGATGTCGGCTGTGGCACAGGAGACTTTCTCCGTGCTGCGAAACGTGCGCAGTGGGATGTGACTGGCACAGAGCTAGCTAAAACCGCAGTTCAAACAGCTAATCAGAAGACGAATAATTCTGTATTAGAGGGCGATATCCTTTCTCTTGATCTTCCAGTAGATTCCTACGATCTAGTGACCAGCTACCACGTTATTGAACATCTCATCGATCCAGTAGGTATGCTTCATCGGTGCTATCAGCTGCTGTCATCCCAAGGCGTCTTGTTTGTTGAAACGCCTAATATCGGTAGCCTGGGAGCGCGCATACGAGGACCTAAGTGGTCTCATATAATCCCACCAGAGCATATTGTGTATTTCTCTTCAGATTCTTTGCGGCATGCACTACAGGAAGCTGGATTTGATAGAACCATTATCCTATCGAGCAGTCCTCAAGTTATTGAGAGTGTACAAGACTGGCCAGAGCTTGCTAGAAGGCTAGTCAGATTTTTATACGACCTTGCGCCAAAAATTGGAATGGGCGCAGCATTGCAGGCGATCGCATTCAAATATGACTAA
- a CDS encoding HetZ-related protein 2 — protein sequence MVRGKQVIPANTNGYQSTHQDNSQQKSAQNQLPQNDSSQILSSWQRQLKSDLPDQPEHTHDAIAQWLIGDPARFEPMSAAEIKLACKAMDYRYRILISRYWGLSPARGYQRLLQKLGGLFLIRSKVRTWIALSRDRKRAVKDVLQEVIQEMLQSDKFLRSQAQWIGECTDRSSLRNLLTLATIEEYCLRPIRNQPLLVYRFVNYLRRSQRGGMTQVPSDELIQLISEELGTDDSEGTLSLLDFEALDRYEVQQALENQQANRQLVKQQFSDYLQTKLGDTAAGWLDLHLQGYAQESISRQLGLTVREAYRLREKVSYHAIRIFTLKEQPDLVFSWLKTSLIQHNLGLTSQEWDRYWESLDPHQQKILTALKAGKPIEKIAQSFGLTPKQVTSQWAELYLLAQAARVSSANA from the coding sequence TTGGTTCGGGGAAAACAGGTGATACCAGCGAATACTAATGGTTATCAGAGCACTCATCAGGACAATAGCCAGCAAAAGAGTGCTCAAAATCAACTTCCCCAGAATGACTCTTCTCAGATATTGTCTTCCTGGCAGCGTCAGCTCAAGAGCGATCTGCCTGACCAGCCTGAACACACGCATGATGCGATCGCTCAGTGGCTAATCGGTGATCCTGCTCGGTTTGAGCCGATGAGTGCGGCTGAAATCAAACTGGCCTGCAAGGCGATGGATTATCGCTATCGCATCTTGATTTCGCGCTATTGGGGGCTATCGCCAGCGCGGGGCTATCAGCGACTGCTGCAAAAGCTCGGGGGATTGTTTTTGATTCGTAGTAAGGTGCGAACCTGGATCGCCCTGAGCCGCGATCGCAAACGAGCCGTTAAGGATGTGCTGCAAGAGGTGATCCAAGAGATGCTGCAAAGCGATAAATTCTTGCGATCGCAGGCTCAGTGGATTGGCGAATGCACCGACAGGTCTAGCTTACGAAATCTGCTGACCTTGGCCACGATCGAAGAATATTGCCTGAGACCTATTCGCAATCAGCCTTTGTTGGTGTATCGGTTTGTCAACTACCTGCGGCGATCGCAGCGCGGTGGCATGACCCAGGTTCCTAGCGATGAACTCATTCAGCTAATCTCAGAAGAACTCGGCACTGATGATTCTGAAGGCACCTTGAGCTTGTTGGATTTTGAGGCGTTAGACCGCTACGAGGTTCAACAGGCGCTGGAAAATCAGCAGGCCAACCGTCAGCTAGTCAAGCAGCAGTTTTCTGACTATCTGCAGACGAAGCTAGGGGATACTGCTGCCGGGTGGCTAGATTTGCATTTGCAAGGCTACGCTCAAGAAAGTATCTCTCGTCAGCTTGGGCTTACTGTGCGTGAGGCTTATCGTCTGCGTGAGAAAGTCAGCTACCATGCTATTCGCATCTTCACGCTCAAAGAGCAGCCAGATCTGGTTTTCTCCTGGCTAAAAACGTCTTTAATTCAGCATAATCTGGGTCTAACTTCGCAAGAGTGGGATCGCTACTGGGAGAGCCTTGATCCCCACCAGCAAAAGATACTCACTGCCCTCAAAGCGGGCAAGCCCATAGAGAAGATTGCCCAGTCTTTTGGTCTCACGCCGAAACAGGTCACAAGTCAATGGGCAGAGCTATATTTGCTAGCGCAGGCGGCCCGGGTATCGAGTGCTAATGCTTGA
- a CDS encoding biotin transporter BioY, protein MFAPSELLWAVIGLILTIGCTWIEAFVFGLPISEWLQGEGGGIEAISLGVSFQVGAVLFTGCMGGKNAAALSQIAYIALGVLLFEFFGLEIFAHGAGIEYVQEPSFGYLLGFVPAGWLCGLLAFRSKRSLERIGFAALCGLVPVHLCGMAYLIVGYLFRWLPAPPGLGTAIMSYSIVQIPGQVMVSCAIALIAFGLRKLLFY, encoded by the coding sequence GTGTTTGCCCCTTCTGAGCTACTTTGGGCAGTAATCGGGCTGATTTTGACAATCGGATGTACGTGGATAGAAGCTTTTGTCTTCGGTCTGCCGATTAGCGAATGGCTACAGGGTGAAGGAGGTGGTATTGAGGCCATTTCCTTAGGCGTGTCCTTTCAGGTAGGCGCAGTCTTATTTACCGGCTGTATGGGCGGGAAAAACGCAGCGGCCCTCTCTCAGATCGCCTATATCGCCTTAGGCGTCTTGCTATTTGAGTTCTTTGGACTCGAGATATTCGCGCATGGAGCGGGAATAGAGTATGTACAAGAGCCTAGCTTTGGGTATTTGCTAGGATTTGTGCCAGCGGGATGGCTATGTGGACTGCTGGCCTTTCGTTCGAAGCGATCGCTCGAAAGAATTGGGTTTGCAGCGCTATGCGGACTGGTGCCAGTGCATCTGTGCGGGATGGCTTATCTGATTGTGGGATATTTGTTTCGGTGGCTGCCTGCTCCACCGGGCCTAGGGACTGCGATAATGAGCTATTCGATCGTACAGATTCCAGGACAGGTGATGGTGAGCTGTGCGATCGCGCTGATCGCCTTCGGCCTACGCAAGCTGCTGTTCTATTAG
- a CDS encoding sugar transferase: MTRSILRSKQKQGYAPSAPHASTRSTFKRALDITGALVGLVILGVLLIPIAIAIRLDSEGPIFYAQERFGLQGKPFTIIKFRSMVNNAEALKATVENEANGLLFKNTEDPRITRVGRILRQTSLDEFPQFWNVLRGDMSLVGTRPPTADEVEHYTAHHWQRLAVRPGLTGQWQVNGRSEIKDFEEVVALDLAYQQLWTPFYDVKLLVRTVVMLLSRRSGAY; encoded by the coding sequence ATGACACGTAGTATCTTGCGCAGTAAGCAAAAACAGGGCTACGCCCCGTCTGCTCCCCATGCTTCCACCCGTTCTACTTTCAAACGAGCGCTAGATATTACGGGTGCGCTAGTAGGGCTAGTGATCTTAGGTGTGCTGCTAATTCCAATTGCGATCGCGATTCGCCTAGACTCCGAAGGGCCGATCTTCTATGCTCAAGAGCGCTTTGGCCTACAGGGCAAACCGTTTACTATCATCAAGTTTCGCTCTATGGTAAACAACGCCGAAGCGCTTAAAGCTACTGTCGAAAATGAAGCCAACGGTCTGCTCTTCAAAAATACTGAAGATCCTAGAATCACTCGCGTGGGTCGCATCCTGCGTCAGACGAGCCTAGACGAGTTTCCCCAATTTTGGAACGTTCTACGCGGTGATATGAGCCTAGTAGGGACTCGTCCACCGACCGCTGACGAGGTAGAGCATTACACAGCTCACCACTGGCAACGTCTAGCCGTACGCCCGGGACTCACCGGCCAATGGCAAGTGAATGGACGCTCGGAGATCAAAGATTTCGAAGAGGTGGTCGCATTAGATTTGGCCTACCAGCAGCTATGGACACCGTTCTATGATGTGAAGCTACTAGTTAGAACCGTAGTGATGCTACTCTCTAGACGTTCTGGGGCATATTAG
- a CDS encoding PAM68 family protein, with translation MASKSGRGAKDEKKGDRAPLPFEPGRDRKKVSKSASKARADQSSAKSSRAASAKPSKSNQSASDQGSAGISARAQARVDEIRASNRKKAEAKAKATKVKSSGQNQADDRGAIPAAVSKRMLRRMAVLALSPIALGVGIFFLSYYLLSREIVEFAPVVVLLTTMGCFGLGVVGLSYGMLSASWDEAPGSLIGMDEFKLNLGRMKDAWQASRQSKT, from the coding sequence ATGGCCTCCAAGTCTGGGCGCGGTGCTAAAGACGAAAAGAAAGGCGATCGCGCGCCGCTACCCTTTGAACCCGGACGCGATCGCAAGAAAGTTAGCAAATCCGCTAGCAAAGCACGTGCTGACCAGTCATCGGCAAAATCATCCCGCGCAGCATCAGCGAAGCCTAGCAAATCTAATCAGAGCGCGTCTGATCAGGGCAGCGCCGGCATATCCGCTCGGGCGCAGGCTAGAGTAGATGAAATCAGAGCCAGCAATCGCAAGAAGGCAGAAGCCAAAGCAAAGGCAACCAAGGTCAAATCATCTGGCCAAAACCAAGCAGACGATCGAGGCGCGATCCCAGCAGCCGTCAGCAAGCGTATGCTTCGGCGAATGGCAGTACTGGCACTCAGTCCGATTGCCCTAGGCGTCGGTATCTTTTTTCTGTCTTACTATCTACTCAGTCGTGAGATTGTCGAATTTGCCCCAGTGGTCGTGCTTCTGACCACAATGGGCTGCTTTGGCCTTGGCGTTGTAGGTCTAAGCTATGGCATGCTATCAGCCTCTTGGGACGAAGCGCCTGGCAGCCTGATAGGAATGGACGAATTCAAGCTGAATCTAGGCAGAATGAAAGACGCTTGGCAAGCGTCACGGCAGTCTAAAACCTAA
- the lspA gene encoding signal peptidase II produces the protein MKSRRIKPKNGLFWLVAIVGVSLDQLTKFWVVQNFELGESIPILPGVLLFTYVTNPGAAWSLFSDSGEWLKWLSMVVSAGLALYGWFARLPNRWEAAGYGFILSGAFGNGIDRVLFGEVVDFLHVFPVTRFPIFNLADVWINVGILCLLFVAIFFPEPHSGKR, from the coding sequence ATGAAGTCTAGAAGAATAAAGCCCAAGAACGGACTGTTTTGGCTAGTGGCAATCGTCGGCGTCAGTCTCGATCAGCTCACGAAGTTTTGGGTAGTGCAAAATTTTGAGCTAGGTGAAAGCATTCCCATTCTGCCTGGGGTGCTGCTCTTTACCTATGTCACCAATCCGGGCGCGGCCTGGAGCTTGTTTAGCGACAGTGGGGAGTGGCTAAAATGGCTTTCGATGGTGGTGAGCGCAGGGCTAGCGCTATACGGCTGGTTTGCTCGGTTGCCTAATCGATGGGAAGCGGCAGGCTATGGATTTATCTTGAGCGGTGCATTCGGCAACGGCATCGATAGAGTGCTGTTTGGAGAAGTGGTTGATTTTCTCCATGTGTTTCCAGTAACGAGATTCCCCATATTCAATCTGGCCGACGTATGGATCAATGTGGGCATTCTCTGCCTGTTGTTCGTCGCCATATTCTTTCCCGAGCCGCACTCTGGAAAGCGCTAG
- a CDS encoding flippase, with product MAKYLLRRRFRDFFSWIARESESTSIIASTVWQIIEKFLRLCSAAISGILIARYLQPEQYGIYNYALAFTSFFVAVSSLGTSQIFRRELIKEPQSGGEIVSSAFFFRIMSGLLFFLLAIGTAFAFISDVLVRLLIVIFSLQMIFRSSEAIEFSFESKLKYGAITFSKSIASALATALIVVSVATEKSIIVLAVASCSEYLIAFITIISVYIYRRQVLNTSAISLSRMTNVLSDSWPLIFSGIAITVYMRIDQIMINTLVGSTELGLYSATVQLTEVFYLFPIAFIRSNFPRIVRLKEEGESAFYSNLQKLYNQLSLISYAFIVFVSIFSRELLGILYGSSYAKAAPILTLLIWSVLFVTLGTAQSAFMVSMNWTKIHLKTVLVASVVNVLLNCLLIPKHGAFGAAIATVFSYWVAVHGACFLFEPLRKTRNMITRSFVLLS from the coding sequence ATGGCCAAATATCTATTGCGTCGAAGGTTCAGGGATTTCTTTTCGTGGATAGCTAGAGAATCTGAATCGACAAGCATCATAGCAAGTACAGTTTGGCAGATTATCGAGAAATTCCTTCGACTATGTTCAGCTGCAATATCTGGGATTCTTATAGCTCGCTACCTTCAGCCCGAACAGTATGGCATCTACAACTATGCTTTGGCATTTACTAGCTTCTTCGTAGCAGTTTCAAGCTTAGGAACTAGTCAAATTTTTAGAAGAGAGCTTATTAAAGAGCCACAGTCTGGCGGAGAGATAGTCAGTTCAGCATTTTTCTTTAGAATTATGTCTGGGCTTTTATTCTTTCTTTTAGCTATTGGGACAGCCTTCGCATTCATTTCAGATGTGTTGGTTAGGTTGCTGATAGTCATATTTTCACTTCAAATGATTTTCAGATCATCTGAAGCGATAGAGTTCTCTTTCGAATCAAAGCTAAAATATGGAGCTATCACCTTTTCTAAAAGTATTGCGTCCGCTTTGGCTACCGCCCTGATAGTAGTTTCTGTAGCAACAGAAAAATCAATTATTGTATTGGCTGTAGCTTCCTGTAGCGAGTATTTAATTGCCTTTATCACTATCATTTCAGTCTATATATACCGAAGGCAAGTTCTTAATACATCTGCTATCTCACTATCTAGAATGACAAACGTTCTTTCCGATAGCTGGCCACTTATTTTCTCAGGAATTGCTATCACAGTTTATATGAGGATAGATCAAATAATGATCAATACTCTGGTAGGTAGCACAGAGCTAGGCTTATACTCTGCCACAGTCCAGTTGACAGAAGTATTTTATCTTTTTCCGATTGCGTTCATAAGATCCAATTTTCCTAGAATCGTCCGCTTAAAAGAAGAAGGCGAAAGTGCGTTCTATAGTAATCTTCAAAAACTATACAACCAGCTTAGTTTGATAAGCTATGCATTCATCGTATTCGTATCCATATTTTCACGAGAACTTTTGGGCATCTTGTATGGATCCAGTTACGCCAAAGCAGCACCTATTCTTACTTTGCTTATATGGAGCGTCCTGTTCGTAACTTTAGGCACTGCGCAAAGTGCGTTTATGGTTTCGATGAACTGGACAAAGATTCATTTAAAGACTGTTCTGGTAGCTAGTGTCGTTAACGTCCTTCTAAACTGCCTTCTAATACCGAAACATGGTGCATTTGGTGCAGCTATAGCAACAGTTTTCTCGTATTGGGTTGCTGTACATGGAGCTTGCTTTCTATTTGAACCTCTTCGTAAAACGAGAAACATGATAACAAGATCTTTCGTATTACTCAGCTAG
- a CDS encoding Uma2 family endonuclease, with protein sequence MVTTIRDTQETLPLENGDRLTRDEFEKRYEDMPHLKKAELIEGVVYLASPVRVKKHGQPHHDLITWLGTYKALRPGVMGCDNTTVRLDADNEPQPDILLRIDADKGGRSRISEDDYIEGPPELIVEIAASSASYDLHDKKQVYRRNGVQEYLVWQASSQSIIWFSLKAGRYEVLTPDEAGILRSVAFPGLWLDSEAFVAGDLAQVLETLRRGINHSSHQDFVSKLG encoded by the coding sequence ATGGTCACAACTATTCGCGATACTCAAGAAACGCTTCCTCTAGAGAATGGGGATAGATTGACTCGCGATGAGTTTGAGAAGCGTTATGAAGATATGCCTCATCTTAAGAAGGCAGAGTTGATAGAAGGAGTTGTGTATTTGGCCTCGCCAGTTCGCGTCAAAAAACACGGTCAGCCACACCACGATCTAATTACCTGGCTAGGTACATACAAAGCCCTAAGGCCAGGAGTGATGGGTTGTGATAATACAACCGTTCGATTAGATGCGGATAATGAACCGCAGCCAGATATATTGTTGCGGATTGATGCGGACAAGGGCGGACGATCACGCATTAGCGAAGACGATTATATAGAAGGGCCACCAGAGCTAATCGTAGAAATTGCTGCGAGTAGCGCTTCTTATGATCTGCATGATAAAAAGCAAGTCTATCGACGAAACGGAGTGCAGGAATACCTTGTCTGGCAGGCTAGCAGTCAATCCATTATCTGGTTCAGTTTAAAGGCTGGAAGATACGAGGTCCTAACTCCAGATGAGGCAGGTATTTTGCGGAGTGTTGCCTTTCCTGGACTGTGGCTTGATAGTGAGGCTTTTGTTGCGGGTGATCTTGCTCAGGTACTGGAGACTTTGAGGCGGGGAATTAATCATTCATCTCACCAGGATTTTGTCAGCAAGCTTGGTTAG